The Impatiens glandulifera chromosome 8, dImpGla2.1, whole genome shotgun sequence genome includes a window with the following:
- the LOC124911550 gene encoding uncharacterized protein LOC124911550 — protein sequence MRIGIGAPQGYNRLAPIIALAAAVLLQPDPFLNELTSMFERNTKTKSVWNPETHQAHTRSPKRKIPALNDVPGHQRSLSADDDAWARLCKCLDSNDEIDESDDERIMLDLRSCTCIKGSKPRGAIFCLWRKASGEKMPRTLPAAKRVRSLAFYRDFTFAAYGNNIAVFKRAHQLEKQKGNERDIQLFPVSAAPGRRRRGWEQRLCSRGGSQDPNLHFVGEIALAPPEVAIDMAAQQQLEAELINASAQPLPDNDYDLFD from the exons ATGCGCATAGGCATAGGAGCACCCCAAGGCTACAATCGCCTCGCGCCGATTATCGCTCTTGCTGCGGCA GTTCTATTACAGCCAGATCCATTTCTCAATGAGCTTACCAGTATGTTTGAGCGCAATACAAAGACAAAATCTGTTTGG AATCCAGAGACTCACCAAGCACATACTCGTTCCCCCAAAAGAAAAATTCCTGCTTTGAATGATGTGCCGGGCCATCAACGCAGTCTTTCTGCAGATGATGAT GCATGGGCCAGGCTCTGCAAATGCCTGG ATTCTAATGATGAAATTGATGAATCTGATGACGAAAG GATCATGTTGGACCTAAGATCCTGTACTTGCATCAAAGGCAGCAAGCCAAGAGGAGCAATTTTCTGTTTGTGGAGGAAGGCAAGTGGTGAAAAGATGCCGAG GACCCTCCCAGCTGCCAAAAGAGTAAGGTCTCTTGCTTTCTATAGGGACTTTACTTTTGCTGCATATGGAAACAATATTGCTGTTTTCAAACGTGCTCATCAG TTAGAAAAACAAAAGGGAAATGAAAGAGACATCCAACTCTTCCCCGTATCGGCGGCACCGGGACGACGACGTCGAGGCTGGGAACAACGCCTATGTTCACGAGGAGGATCACAAGATCCGAACCTTCACTTTGTTGGGGAAATTGCTCTGGCGCCTCCAGAAGTTGCTATTGACATGGCTGCACAACAACA GCTTGAAGCTGAGTTGATTAATGCTTCCGCACAGCCTTTACCAGATAATGATTATGATCTGTTTGATTAG